Below is a genomic region from Neoarius graeffei isolate fNeoGra1 chromosome 12, fNeoGra1.pri, whole genome shotgun sequence.
ttcatgaGCAAGCTCAATGTAatcctcctattttatattaaactttggtcaaatatctgtcgcattttgtgcaatttatttttttttaaccttgcgcaataccagagaaattcagctgaaatcaagccatttgagattaattggtccgcctctgaaaaaacttgccatttgggtttcctggcaaacattgattttcgtgacatcgcggtttatttatgagaaaacgacctggtgtttttctgcaaatttcttcaacgtttaaATGATTAACAGACGTATCGTAGGACGGTGTAGCaataccaatcttgatgggattagcactcatcgtttcccacattgcgctcaggtgacaattccatatttcaatgcaaaatcgttagctgctaaacttggtctacacaggctgtgcactgaaaccgtgcaaagctctcgcacccTGCTGGCGCTTTCGCAGGTGACGTCactaatctggctccagactcccttgggatttttccagacacgttttgttattttattatttttttctgctgtagacagatggccttgtgcaaaattacccttctggatgagtgtgtagagGGACATACTATATATAAAGAATTTGGTCcaagatatgcactttaatgtggtgtcttccgggtttttatatgctgttccgtcTGATGTATAACAGGAGTTCTGTTCTgcaataccatttttatgatgtttatttacataatgtataatcttatcttttttgttccagtttcatggAGACCTCCGTTAtgtccaccattttattaatcggtacttaCGTTAGTTATCCCACCTGTCACGTATGATTTGATAAcgttagaagaaaaacaaaatatattgttttattgtcaaaacatataacTTGACTAGTTATTCATCTATCttgcaatttcttgcctcttcccctaccgaacaggataagcggctacaggtgatggatggatggatggatggatggatggatgtttaaagtctttatttttctgtaaaactgctttgtagcaacatctgttgttaaaagcactatacaaataaaccgaCTTGACTCTCCCTTTTCGTTTCTTCAGCCgacattgtatacatttcaagttcttatctatcttttttttttgatctgtgcttctgttttatgacccacGTTTTCAGTCAGTGTGATCACATTTTACTCGAGATGGCGCTCATTCCGCTACACAGGATTTCTTTGTGACGTCACGCCGAGGTATATTCCGTAATTGGAGTTCCGGGCTTTTAGATCAACTTTGATTGAAAATATTGTGAATATAACATTAATACAATGTGAAGGGATATAATAATACTGGgtaatcaaagaatacatgagtgatacgtgtgagtacaagatgttaagtatgaaatccctgaatatttagaaaacgtaaCGTTATCGTAATGTACCATCCCGTTCTGGTTCATACTTTCTGTACCGGGTTACACCTAAGGGAATATATTTAAACCCATTAAATAGTTACAGAATCATCACATAACAAGAACATGAACAAAATCTCCAAGCAAAACTAAAATGTGCTTCGAAATTAAAATCGAATCCACAGTGCCAACCAAGTATGGTGCTTGTATTTACTTAAAAAAAGAATTCCAGTTCTGTGTGAACCCGTTATTACTGCAAGCAGAAGCTGCATATCTGCAAGGATGTACATATTGTATTGATCTGCGATGACCTGTCTACATGACTGTTACTCATCAATGTAACAGCACGTCTGTCTGTTTAGACGCGAGCTAGCACGCATGTCTAACACCACAACGGTGAAAAATCCTGTTGTAAACGGTCAAACATTTTGTTTTGTTCCCTTTTTCTCTTTTGGAATCGAAATGAGAACTCGCTCAGAATCGAGAAGCGAAAGTGGAATCGTTAAAATGAAAACGAAGCCTCATCAATAACCTTGTAGTTGATTTAGGAATAACAAGTATGAAGTTGAACTTGTTACGGATAGATTAAAAGTTTTGTATTCATCGTAAATATCGCCAAGAAgagtttaaaatgaaaaccaaagTGAAAGGTGATAAGTGATTGGCCGTTGTGCACGGTGGTGGTCAGTGATTGGTTGCTGGGAAACAGGCAATCGGTGATGGTTCATTGGACCCAGGTAAGGATCAGCTGCTGTGATGTGAGCTGGAAAGCTGTTGCATAATGCAAGAGTCAGTGTTCCATCTGGCTTTGGTTTTACGCTGTAGGCGTCGTCATTTTTATGTTCGAGTACACAGATTAAAGAAACAGGTTTCCAGGGGAAATTAGGTGGGTGGAATGGGGGggatccccctccccccatggtgaAATTTTATAAATCCATATATGACTTTGCTCACGCTAAAAAGTTGAATTTTTCTTTTTCCTCATTTCTACTATTACATGTACATATAATGTACACGTACATATGTAGATGGCAGTAGTGAAAAACTAATGTGGCACTTTAATTAcaatttctgtcacatccataacgcatcttttattggcattttctggcatgccctagatgtactatgggaattgttcttgttctatcacttctccagtatggtacagccttaaaatatgcaacacctgtttaaatactgggagacaataaaacatgcactgggtcatttgttgccattttgtgtcaagtgtcgcgtccataacgctggaattgcccacaaaagtatcacttttcttgggtgactgtacatttttatcaaactctgtgaaatcgtaaacctaatgtcgaaatggagatatccgtttgatagaggggtccaaggtgaatattaaaaaacctttgtttaaaatattttgtatttcatgcagagtttcggaaggaaaagtcagcgttatggatgtgacgaaattccgttatggatgtgacgcgtctgaaatagacatggcatacgtttagaaaatcagcaatttaaccaccataaccctttgaaaaactctctaaatatcagctaaaactatcaaagttcttaaataatatttaggatggctattgttttgctgttttgtggattttagcatacatttctgtggcttgtggcaataatatagaattgtacatgatcaaagttgattttagcttgggttttacattataagaaagaaagactgacagtgacgtattaggttggttacaaattggttcaacttattcacatctgtaaaatacaggcctaggtgatatctctgggagtggttttgatgtattacatgttgctttatttttgcatggtgaggttgacatttacatggaattgcccaactgAAGGTTATGAAAATAAGTTCAAAGTTCTAGTTTGTTAAAGTTACTGAATAAATTTGTCATTCAGTGATATCACATGTTCTCTATCTGAAAGGACTTGCcgaatctgtctctctctcccccactttTAAAAACCCTAATTTTCCCTGCGATTTCTGACCACAGCGTatcgggatttaaaaaaaaaaaacagcgatacagtgtgtgtgtatatggatgTCAAACACATTTGCTTTCTCTTTCTTTAGAGATGCAGAAGATGCTGTGTATGGAAGAGATGGCTATGACTACGATGGCTATCGTTTGCGGGTGGAGTTCCCCAGGAGTGGCAGAGGTGGAGGAAGAGGTGGAGCGGGAGGTGGAGCTGGGGCTCCCAGAGGCAGATATGGCCCTCCGTCCCGCCGTTCTGAGTACAGGGTCATAGTTTCAGGTTAGTGCGTTCTTAAGATCTTCCCTCATTGTGTTCAGAGACCGAAGCCGGCTCTAAGTATTTTCATTTATTCAGCCTGTTCCCATGACCGTTTTCTGCATATTTTATCCGGCTCGTTATTAATAAAGGGGAACAAATTACCTTCTTGCAGGTGAAGTCCTAGTGCTGTGTGTTAATGCGCTCTTGTTGGTATACAGGACTCCCTCCTAGCGGAAGCTGGCAGGACCTAAAGGATCACATGCGTGAAGCAGGTGATGTATGTTACGCTGATGTTTTCCGAGATGGCACCGGTGTTGTGGAGTTTGTGCGCAAAGAAGACATGACCTACGCAGTGCGAAAGCTGGATAACACTAAGTTCCGGTCCCACGAGGTACGTTTGAGTTTTTGAATAGGAACCGCCATTGGGAAGGACAGAACAGAACAGGACAGGGCATAGCTTAAGGATTGGGATGTTTCAAGGTAAGGTTGTCAGAAACCCGTGGTGGAGCCACATGGACTAGGAGGATCCAAGGAATGGCTTACTTGAATGTAAGTGATTTTGCTATTGGGCTGTGTATTTGACACCAAGATTTGTGCTAGTTTCTACTGTTCTTGACATCCCTTTCTTACCACTCATGCTGTATATTCCTTTTTGTCGTTCATATGCCTCAATTATTTCATCttgggtgtggtgtggtgtggggtGAAGCTTCAGATGTTAAAAGTAAGTGATGGTGCTACAGCCATCCGTGGCCTGGAGCAAATTTAGCTGTGCTGTCTGCGAGGGAAGGATGGCAGACCCTCTCTCCCCCGTCTATCACAGCGACACTAACCAATCATTGGTGtccgtgagctcatgtatgtagaagagggcgGATAGCATTTTCCTCTGAACGTGCTACGCCGCCCTGTGACGCAGCATGACCGGAAGTTTGAAAAGATGTGATCGGTTGGCTTTACGTGTCTCGGAGGAAGCACGTGTTCGCCTGCCGGACGATTGCTGGCAGAATTGCCAGGTGGCGAAATTTGGCTGAAAAATGTGAAACTAACGCTTTGTTTCAGGTCTGCAAGCGGTAAGTAATTCCTGAATTACTAAATCATAGCTGGTGCCGTGTTAGAAAGCGATCTGTTATGTGTTTCCTAGGGCGAGACAGCTTACATCCGCGTAAAGGTGGACGGCCCACGCAGCCCAAGTTACGGGCGGTCACGCTCTCGTAGCCGCAGCAGAAGCCGCAGCCGGAGCAACAGCCGTAGCCGCAGCTACTCGCCACGCCGCAGCAGAGGATCTCCGCGTTACTCCCCCCGTCACAGCCGCTCTCGCTCCCGCACTTAAACACCCACAATACACCTAGCTCTCCAACCACACCCTCTGCGTCGCCCTCTGCTGGACCCACACTAGTCCTTCATCACCCTCTTGACTCAACATCGATGTCTTTGGTTTACAGCGGAATttcctgagattttttttttttaaagtggttTAGCTAACAAGATCAAAATGAAATGTAGCTAAGTGGATGTTTCCGTTTGTCTTCCTCCTCCCTCATCTTaaaaagaaaagaaggaaaaaaaaaagcacctttcCTAGTGTTCTATCCTGTCTTATCATATCTCTCCCCCTCTTCCCTTATGTCTTTTGTTCTGCATCCATATTTTAACTGGTGTTTCATACCCCATTGTATGACACTTGTTAGACTAGGCTAGATATCCATGCGCGAAAAATGTCTTGTTTGAGAAATTGGCTACTGTTTTTGTTAGGGGTTGGGATGGGGTAAGTAGGGTTTTAATTTTGTTGGTTAGGATTTTTTTGTTGCAAAACTGTTCTATTTTTACCTTTTCATGTGTCTTTCTATAGACAACAGAGGAGCAGGATTAAAGAATGCTTTGGAATAAAGGATTGTCAAGCACAGTTCATTCATATTAGGATAAAGCGTTtttggaggaggaggagcaggcatTTCAATTTTGGCAATGGTATGATGACAAGCGTCTTTAGTCACCTTCAAACaaattgcaggttttttttttttttctcccccttcaGACTTTCAGTAATTTTTAAATTTTCTTAGTGAAGTAACACATTCGTTTTTGCTTTGCCATTTTACCCTCCTTTTATAttttcccccctctcttttttttttttctttttaatttgatCTTTTCTTAATTGGCCTTTAGTGCCAATCATGCATGTGTTCTCTGTCTTGATGCCATGCTCGTGCATACATCAGGgttttttgttcgtttgttttttgttttaatgcTTGTCCAAATACAAAACATTTGTCA
It encodes:
- the srsf1b gene encoding serine/arginine-rich splicing factor 1B codes for the protein MSSGGVIRGPAGNNDCRIYVGNLPPDIRTKDVEDVFYKYGAIRDIDLKNRRGGPPFAFVEFEDPRDAEDAVYGRDGYDYDGYRLRVEFPRSGRGGGRGGAGGGAGAPRGRYGPPSRRSEYRVIVSGLPPSGSWQDLKDHMREAGDVCYADVFRDGTGVVEFVRKEDMTYAVRKLDNTKFRSHEGETAYIRVKVDGPRSPSYGRSRSRSRSRSRSRSNSRSRSYSPRRSRGSPRYSPRHSRSRSRT